The genomic stretch CGGCGGCATAGACGCCGGTTTTTGAGGTGCGCATGCGGTCATCGACAATGATGGCGCCGGCCGGCGTTGCGGCAACACCCGCCTCAGCCAAGCCAAGGGTTTCAGTGTTCGGGCGGCGTCCCGTCGCCACGAGAATCCGCTCGGCCGTCAGGATTTCCGGCCGACCGTCTCGCGTAATGGCGAGGGCTATACCGCCGTCATCGGTCCTGCGGGCGGTTTCGTAGGCGATCCCGCCGACGATCCGGATACCCTCATCGGCCAGGTAGGTGGCGAGCGCCGATCCAATTTCGGGCTCAGCCTCCGGCAGAAGCCGGCTGCGGAATACGAGCGTCACCGCGACGCCGGCCCGCGCGAACGTCTGGGCCAGCTCCACGCCGATATAGCCGCCGCCGAGCACGATCATCGAGCGCGGCAGTTCGTTCAGGGCGAGCGCCGTCGTGCTGTCGAGCGGCGACACGTCGGCAATCCCCGGAATTCCCGGCAGGTCTGGGCGCGCGCCCGTCGCGATGATGATCCGTTCGGAGGCGAGGCGCTGGCCCGCGACCTCGACGCCGCCGTCAACGAGACGGGCCTGCCCTTCGCGATAGACGACATTGTTATACTCTGGCAGCAGATCGGCGTATTTCGCCTGCCGAAGACCGGAAACCAGGGCGTCTTTCTGGGCAATCTGAGCGGCCCAATCGACGACGCGCGCGCCGCTTTCAATACCATCGAAACGGGCTGCCGCATCATTGGCGTGACGTACGGCTTCCGTGGCCCGGATCAGGGCTTTCGAGGGCACACAGCCGATGTTGACGCAGGTGCCGCCGATCGTGCCATGCCCGACAAGGGCCACTTGCGCGCCTTGTTCGGCGGCGGTGATCGCGGCGGAGAACCCGGCCGAGCCAGCCCCGACGACTACAAGATCGTAACGGCCGTTGCCCTTATTTGGCGTCGGTTCGCAATGTTCACACATTCAGTTTATCCTTGTTTTCTGTCGGTGATCCGCAGCAAGCGGCATCCGCCGCTGAGCCGGAATGGCGGCGCCGATAAAGGTAAAATGCCGCCAGCCCAATAGCAGCGAGTGCGATCGGGATCAGCACATAGCCGGCTGCAGCGAGCCATGCGGAAACCCCGAAGGAGCCCGCAGCGACCAAAAGAAATGGGGCGGCACAACAGATGACGGCGAGAAGCCCGACACTGCCCATGCCGATGAACTTTCCATCCGTCATGCCGAGCCTCCCTACTGCGAAACCTTGGAGGGATAGCCGGCGTTGGTGGTTGCGGTGATCAACGCAGCGACATTTGTCTTGCCGTCGTCAAAGCGCACCTTGGCGATCGCCCCATCTGTCGCCTCCGACACATCAACCGCGAGCACCCCTGACACGTTGCTGAGCGCCCGCTTCACGATCGGGCCGCAAAGTTCGCAGGTGGCATTGGCGACATTCAGCGTGACGGTCTGCTCGGCGGCAAAAGCGGCGCCACTCGCCAGCAGGGACGCGGTGAGAGCAATAAGGGGTAAAGTTTTCATCAGGAACTCCTTGAGGTTAGGCAGTGAGGAAGAACCGCGCTGCATAGGGAAAGCCCACGGCGACGATGATCAGAATCGTTGCGATCCAAAGGCCTATCTTGGCGTCGCGATGGGACGACGGACGCGCGCAGTAGGAGCCCTCGATGCACTCAGCCGCCCTCGGCTTGCGATAGACGAGATAGAAGCCGTAGCCGAGGCAGGCGAGCGCGATCGTGACGAACACGGGCTGATAGGGCTCGAACGCGGTCAGATTGCCGATCCACGCGCCGCTGATGCCGGCAAAGAACAAGACAAAGGGCACCACGCAGCAGGTTGCCGCGCCCAGTGCCGCCACGATGCCGCCAACCGACAGCAGCGCTGCCTGATCAAAACCCTTTTCGACGGGCTCCAGGGCCTTGTCTGCCAGTGGCCGCACTTCGTCCTGCGTCATCGTTCACATGCTCCCGCAATTGATCTATGGTGACCCTAGTGCCTGTAGTAACTACAGGGTCAAGCGGGAAAAATTCACGGATTTGTGCGAGCTACGTGATGCAAAAGACTGACGAATTTTCTATCGGCGTCCTATCCGAGCGCAGCGGCGTCCACATCGAGACGATCCGCTATTACGAGAAGATCGGCGTCATGCCGAAACCCGCGCGCAGTGCCGCCGGCTATCGCGTCTACGGCAACGATCACACAAGGCGGCTGCATTTCGTGCGGCGCGGCCGTGAGCTCGGCTTCAGCCTCGACGAACTGCGTGGACTGCTTCGCCTGGTCGACGGGCATAGCTACACCTGCCGTGAGGTTCATGACCTCACCATCGAACACCTGAAAGATATCCGTCAGAAAATCGCCGATCTACGACGTCTGGAGCGGGCAATGTCGGATATGGCCGCGCAATGCACCGGCAACCAGGTTCCGGAATGCCCGATCATTGATGCACTATTTGAAATGCGCCCTGTGGGCCGTTCCCGCTCCGTTCG from Thalassobaculum sp. OXR-137 encodes the following:
- the merA gene encoding mercury(II) reductase — encoded protein: MCEHCEPTPNKGNGRYDLVVVGAGSAGFSAAITAAEQGAQVALVGHGTIGGTCVNIGCVPSKALIRATEAVRHANDAAARFDGIESGARVVDWAAQIAQKDALVSGLRQAKYADLLPEYNNVVYREGQARLVDGGVEVAGQRLASERIIIATGARPDLPGIPGIADVSPLDSTTALALNELPRSMIVLGGGYIGVELAQTFARAGVAVTLVFRSRLLPEAEPEIGSALATYLADEGIRIVGGIAYETARRTDDGGIALAITRDGRPEILTAERILVATGRRPNTETLGLAEAGVAATPAGAIIVDDRMRTSKTGVYAAGDVTGKDQFVYMAAYGAKLAAKNALNGDGLRYDNAAMPAVVFTDPQVASVGMTEAQARAAGHSVRTSVLSLDNVPRALAARDTRGLIKLVADGATRKLLGAHILAPEGADSIQTAALAIRGGLTIDDLSEAIFPYLTTVEGLKLAAQTFDKDVKKLSCCAG
- a CDS encoding mercury resistance system transport protein MerF; the protein is MTDGKFIGMGSVGLLAVICCAAPFLLVAAGSFGVSAWLAAAGYVLIPIALAAIGLAAFYLYRRRHSGSAADAACCGSPTENKDKLNV
- a CDS encoding cation transporter, producing MKTLPLIALTASLLASGAAFAAEQTVTLNVANATCELCGPIVKRALSNVSGVLAVDVSEATDGAIAKVRFDDGKTNVAALITATTNAGYPSKVSQ
- a CDS encoding mercuric transporter MerT family protein; its protein translation is MTQDEVRPLADKALEPVEKGFDQAALLSVGGIVAALGAATCCVVPFVLFFAGISGAWIGNLTAFEPYQPVFVTIALACLGYGFYLVYRKPRAAECIEGSYCARPSSHRDAKIGLWIATILIIVAVGFPYAARFFLTA
- a CDS encoding MerR family transcriptional regulator, which encodes MQKTDEFSIGVLSERSGVHIETIRYYEKIGVMPKPARSAAGYRVYGNDHTRRLHFVRRGRELGFSLDELRGLLRLVDGHSYTCREVHDLTIEHLKDIRQKIADLRRLERAMSDMAAQCTGNQVPECPIIDALFEMRPVGRSRSVRP